Proteins encoded together in one Nocardioides marinisabuli window:
- the rsmH gene encoding 16S rRNA (cytosine(1402)-N(4))-methyltransferase RsmH, whose product MAGPSHVPVLLDRVVALLAPALDHPGAVLVDCTLGLGGHSEAVLERLPQASVIGIDRDPAALELAGRRLAAYGDRFRGVHAVYDEIPEVLDELGLDHVDAVLFDLGVSSMQLDVRERGFAYAEDAPLDMRMGSTGPTAADVLNTYSAAELTRVLRDYGEEKFARKIAGAIVRRRESEPFTTSAALVELLYAEIPAPARRTGGHPAKRTFQALRMEVNDELAVLRRAVPAAIEAIGVGGRVVVESYHSLEDRLVKQAFTAATRSEVPVDLPFVPEGSEPALRLVTRGSEKADAAEIEANPRAASVRLRAVERVRPTTDTTTGRGAAR is encoded by the coding sequence GTGGCCGGCCCCTCGCACGTCCCGGTGCTCCTCGACCGGGTCGTGGCACTGCTCGCTCCCGCGCTCGACCACCCGGGCGCCGTGCTCGTCGACTGCACCCTGGGTCTCGGCGGCCACTCCGAGGCGGTCCTCGAGCGCCTCCCGCAGGCCAGCGTCATCGGCATCGACCGCGACCCGGCCGCCCTCGAGCTGGCTGGTCGGCGGTTGGCGGCGTACGGCGACCGGTTCCGCGGCGTGCACGCGGTCTACGACGAGATCCCCGAGGTGCTCGACGAGCTCGGCCTCGACCACGTCGACGCGGTGCTCTTCGACCTCGGCGTCTCCTCGATGCAGCTCGACGTGCGCGAGCGCGGCTTCGCCTACGCCGAGGACGCCCCCCTCGACATGCGGATGGGCAGCACCGGCCCCACCGCCGCCGACGTGCTCAACACCTACTCAGCGGCCGAGCTGACCCGGGTCCTGCGCGACTACGGCGAGGAGAAGTTCGCCCGCAAGATCGCCGGGGCCATCGTGCGCCGCCGCGAGAGCGAGCCCTTCACCACCTCGGCCGCGCTGGTCGAGCTGCTGTACGCCGAGATCCCGGCGCCCGCGCGCCGCACCGGCGGCCACCCGGCCAAGCGGACCTTCCAGGCGCTGCGCATGGAGGTCAACGACGAGCTCGCGGTGCTGCGCCGCGCGGTGCCGGCGGCCATCGAGGCCATCGGGGTCGGCGGCCGGGTGGTGGTCGAGTCCTACCACTCGTTGGAGGACCGGCTGGTCAAGCAGGCCTTCACCGCCGCCACCCGCTCGGAGGTCCCCGTCGACCTGCCGTTCGTGCCGGAGGGCAGCGAGCCCGCCCTGCGCCTGGTCACCCGCGGCTCCGAGAAGGCCGACGCGGCCGAGATCGAGGCCAACCCGCGCGCCGCCTCGGTGCGCCTGCGCGCCGTCGAACGCGTGCGACCCACCACTGACACCACCACCGGAAGGGGAGCAGCCCGATGA
- the mraZ gene encoding division/cell wall cluster transcriptional repressor MraZ produces the protein MFFMGTYTPKVDEKGRLFLPAKFRDALSEGLVITQGQENCLTVWPEATFMAEARRAQETPMTNKDARDYRRVLFAGAEQGTPDKQGRIGISPILRASAGIERDVVVAGVGDRVEIWNPQRWAEYSAGAQAKFAELDETPPL, from the coding sequence GTGTTCTTCATGGGCACCTACACCCCCAAGGTCGACGAGAAGGGACGCCTCTTCCTCCCGGCCAAGTTCAGGGACGCACTGTCGGAGGGGCTCGTGATCACGCAAGGACAGGAGAACTGCCTGACCGTGTGGCCCGAGGCGACGTTCATGGCCGAGGCACGGCGGGCCCAGGAGACCCCGATGACCAACAAGGACGCGCGCGACTACCGGCGCGTGCTGTTCGCGGGGGCCGAGCAGGGCACGCCCGACAAGCAGGGGCGCATCGGCATCTCGCCGATCCTGCGCGCCAGCGCCGGCATCGAGCGCGACGTGGTCGTGGCCGGCGTCGGTGACCGGGTCGAGATCTGGAACCCCCAGCGCTGGGCGGAGTACTCCGCCGGCGCCCAGGCCAAGTTCGCCGAGCTCGACGAGACACCCCCGCTCTGA
- a CDS encoding AAA family ATPase, protein MERVRTNVERVIEGKPEVVSSALVVLLAEGHLLIEDVPGVGKTMLSKALARSIDSTVRRIQFTPDLLPSDVTGVSVFNQDTRQFEFRPGGVFANIVVGDEINRASPKTQSALLECMEERQVTVDNATYQLETPFMVIATQNPVEMEGTYTLPEAQRDRFMVRTSMGYPVEAAELAMIAGHTGGNPLDDLEHVTDAAEIRKLTAIVGQVYVAEAVQRYTVALTSATRRTDELVLGASPRATLHLVRAAKAYAALHGRDYVLPDDVRALAPRVLTHRLLPSVEASMNGRGTDEILERLVAAVPVPDGTRG, encoded by the coding sequence ATGGAGCGCGTGCGCACCAACGTGGAGCGCGTCATCGAGGGCAAGCCCGAGGTCGTCAGCTCGGCGCTCGTGGTGCTGCTCGCCGAGGGGCACCTGTTGATCGAGGACGTGCCCGGCGTCGGCAAGACGATGCTCAGCAAGGCGCTGGCCCGCTCGATCGACTCGACCGTGCGACGCATCCAGTTCACGCCCGACCTGCTGCCCTCCGACGTGACCGGCGTGTCGGTCTTCAACCAGGACACCCGCCAGTTCGAGTTCCGCCCCGGCGGCGTCTTCGCCAACATCGTGGTCGGCGACGAGATCAACCGCGCCTCCCCCAAGACCCAGTCGGCGCTGCTGGAGTGCATGGAGGAGCGCCAGGTCACCGTCGACAACGCGACCTACCAGCTCGAGACGCCCTTCATGGTCATCGCCACCCAGAACCCGGTGGAGATGGAGGGCACCTACACGCTGCCCGAGGCGCAGCGCGACCGCTTCATGGTGCGCACCTCGATGGGCTACCCCGTCGAGGCCGCCGAGCTGGCGATGATCGCCGGCCACACCGGCGGCAACCCGCTCGACGACCTCGAGCACGTCACGGACGCCGCCGAGATCCGCAAGCTCACCGCCATCGTGGGCCAGGTCTACGTCGCCGAGGCCGTGCAGCGCTACACCGTCGCGCTCACCTCGGCCACGCGGCGTACCGACGAGCTGGTGCTGGGCGCCTCGCCGCGCGCGACCCTGCACCTGGTGCGCGCCGCCAAGGCGTACGCCGCGCTGCACGGTCGCGACTACGTGCTGCCCGACGACGTGCGCGCCCTGGCGCCCCGGGTGCTGACCCACCGGCTGCTGCCCAGCGTCGAGGCCTCGATGAACGGGCGCGGCACCGACGAGATCCTGGAGCGCCTCGTCGCCGCCGTGCCGGTGCCCGACGGCACCCGCGGCTGA